Proteins from a genomic interval of Heteronotia binoei isolate CCM8104 ecotype False Entrance Well chromosome 5, APGP_CSIRO_Hbin_v1, whole genome shotgun sequence:
- the EIF4E1B gene encoding eukaryotic translation initiation factor 4E type 1B, with translation MASAPEEQRKCKARREKVTVERFRKHPLQNRWVLWFFKNDKSKTWQENLRLVTKFDTVEDFWALYSHIQLASKLTSGCDYSLFKDGIEPMWEDNRNKRGGRWLIALAKQQRHTELDHFWLETLLCLIGEMFDDYCDDVCGAVINIRAKGDKIAIWTREAENRDGVTHIGRVYKEHLGLSSKVVIGYQAHADTATKSGSLMKNKFVV, from the exons GCAAGTGCACCAGAAGAGCAGCGAAAATGCAAGGCCAGGAGAGAGAAGGTGACTGTGGAACGCTTCAGGAAACATCCTCTCCAGAATAG GTGGGTCTTGTGGTTCTtcaaaaatgacaagagcaagaCTTGGCAGGAGAACTTGCGACTTGTCACCAAGTTTGACACTGTGGAAGACTTTTGGGC GTTGTACAGTCATATCCAGCTGGCCAGCAAGCTGACCTCAGGCTGTGACTACTCCCTTTTCAAG GATGGCATTGAGCCTATGTGGGAAGATAACCGGAACAAACGGGGTGGTCGTTGGCTTATTGCACTGGCCAAGCAGCAGCGGCATACAGAGCTTGACCATTTCTGGTTGGAGACA CTGCTGTGTCTGATTGGAGAGATGTTTGATGACTACTGTGATGATGTCTGTGGTGCTGTCATCAACATCCGTGCTAAGGGGGACAAGATTGCGATCTGGACCCGGGAGGCGGAGAATCGAGATGGAGTCACCCATATTGG GCGTGTGTACAAGGAGCACCTGGGCCTGTCTTCCAAAGTGGTGATTGGCTATCAGGCTCATGCAGACACAGCCACCAAAAGTGGCTCCCTCATGAAGAACAAGTTTGTGGTGTGA